A portion of the Mycobacterium paraseoulense genome contains these proteins:
- a CDS encoding LLM class F420-dependent oxidoreductase — MRFGLFIPQGWRMDLVDIEPKKHWAVMRDLAVYADNGAWDSLWVYDHFHTVPMPTGEATHEAWSLMAAYGAVTSRIKLGQMCTAMSYRNPVYLAKVAATADIVSGGRIQMGIGGGWYEHEWRAYGYGFPSAGVRLGRLDEGVQIMRAAWRDGKVSFDGKHYQVDGAIVAPKPLQDNGIPLWIAGGGEKVTLRIAAKYAHYTNFTPEPEAFAHKSEVLAQHCRQLGTDFDAIVRSANFNAVVGTSDADVKDRLRRVRDRVVRYVPEAAADAMLAAGSGPDSATGTPEQVIERIAKLRDLGCEYAICYFPEAAYDRSGIELFEREVIPALG; from the coding sequence ATGCGCTTCGGTCTCTTCATCCCGCAAGGCTGGCGAATGGATCTGGTCGACATCGAGCCGAAGAAGCACTGGGCGGTGATGCGCGACCTGGCCGTCTATGCCGACAACGGCGCGTGGGACTCGCTGTGGGTCTACGACCATTTCCACACCGTCCCGATGCCGACGGGCGAAGCCACCCACGAGGCGTGGTCGCTGATGGCCGCCTACGGGGCGGTCACCTCGCGGATCAAACTCGGCCAGATGTGCACCGCGATGAGCTACCGGAATCCGGTATACCTGGCCAAGGTCGCGGCGACCGCCGACATCGTCTCCGGTGGCCGGATCCAGATGGGCATCGGCGGCGGGTGGTACGAACACGAGTGGCGCGCTTACGGTTACGGTTTCCCGTCGGCCGGCGTGCGGCTGGGCCGGCTAGACGAGGGCGTGCAAATCATGCGGGCCGCCTGGCGCGACGGCAAGGTCAGCTTCGATGGCAAGCACTACCAGGTCGACGGGGCTATCGTTGCCCCGAAGCCGCTGCAGGACAACGGTATACCGTTGTGGATCGCCGGCGGCGGTGAAAAAGTTACCCTGCGCATCGCCGCGAAATACGCGCACTACACCAACTTCACGCCGGAACCCGAAGCCTTTGCCCACAAGTCGGAAGTGCTTGCGCAGCACTGCCGGCAGCTGGGCACCGACTTCGATGCCATCGTGCGGTCGGCCAACTTCAACGCCGTCGTCGGAACCTCGGACGCCGACGTCAAGGACCGGCTACGGCGCGTCCGCGACCGCGTGGTCCGCTACGTGCCCGAGGCGGCCGCCGATGCGATGCTCGCCGCCGGCAGCGGCCCCGATTCGGCGACGGGCACACCGGAGCAGGTGATCGAACGGATCGCCAAGCTCCGCGACCTGGGGTGCGAATACGCCATCTGCTATTTCCCCGAGGCCGCGTACGACCGCTCCGGCATCGAGCTGTTCGAGCGCGAGGTCATTCCGGCCCTCGGCTAG
- a CDS encoding acetyl-CoA C-acetyltransferase has product MSEEAFIYEAIRTPRGKQKNGSLNEVKPVNLVVGLVDELRRRNPDLDETMISDLILGCVSPVGDQGGDIARTAALVAGLPETTGGFQLNRFCASGLEAVNTAAQKVRSGWDDLVLAGGVESMSRVPMGSDGGAWATDPETNYRIGFVPQGIGADLIATIEGFSREDVDAYALRSQQKAAEAWSGGYFAKSVVPVRDQNGLVILDHDEHMRPDTTMEGLAKLKTAFDGIGEMGGFDDVALQKYHYVEKINHVHTGGNSSGIVDGAALVLVGSEKAGASQGLTPRARIVATATSGADPVIMLTGPTPATRKVLDRAGLTVDDIDLFELNEAFASVVLKFQKDLNIPDEKLNVNGGAIAMGHPLGATGAMITGTMVDELERRNARRALITLCIGGGMGVATIIERV; this is encoded by the coding sequence ATGTCCGAAGAAGCCTTCATATACGAAGCCATCCGCACCCCACGGGGCAAGCAGAAGAACGGCTCGCTGAACGAGGTCAAGCCGGTGAACCTGGTCGTCGGGCTGGTCGACGAGCTGCGCCGGCGCAACCCCGACCTCGACGAGACCATGATCAGCGACCTGATCCTGGGGTGCGTCTCGCCCGTCGGTGACCAGGGCGGCGACATCGCCCGGACGGCGGCGCTGGTGGCGGGGCTGCCCGAGACCACCGGTGGTTTTCAGCTCAACCGGTTCTGCGCCTCGGGCCTCGAGGCTGTCAACACCGCCGCGCAGAAGGTGCGCTCCGGCTGGGACGACCTGGTGCTGGCCGGCGGCGTCGAGTCGATGAGCCGCGTCCCGATGGGCTCCGACGGCGGCGCCTGGGCGACCGACCCCGAGACCAACTACCGGATCGGCTTCGTGCCACAGGGCATCGGCGCCGACCTGATCGCCACCATCGAGGGCTTCTCCCGCGAGGACGTCGACGCCTACGCGCTGCGCAGCCAGCAGAAGGCCGCCGAGGCCTGGTCGGGCGGCTACTTCGCCAAGTCGGTGGTGCCGGTGCGCGACCAGAACGGTCTGGTCATCCTCGACCACGACGAGCACATGCGGCCCGACACCACGATGGAGGGTCTGGCCAAGCTGAAGACCGCGTTCGACGGCATCGGCGAAATGGGCGGCTTCGACGACGTGGCGCTGCAGAAGTACCACTACGTCGAGAAGATCAACCATGTCCACACCGGCGGTAACAGCTCGGGCATCGTGGACGGGGCGGCGCTCGTGCTGGTCGGCTCGGAGAAGGCGGGCGCGTCGCAGGGCCTGACCCCCCGCGCGCGCATCGTGGCCACCGCGACCAGTGGCGCCGACCCGGTCATCATGCTGACCGGCCCGACCCCGGCCACCCGGAAGGTCCTCGACCGCGCGGGGCTGACCGTCGACGACATCGATTTGTTCGAGCTGAACGAGGCGTTCGCGTCGGTGGTGCTGAAGTTCCAGAAGGACCTCAACATCCCCGACGAGAAGCTGAACGTCAACGGTGGCGCCATCGCGATGGGCCACCCGCTGGGCGCCACCGGCGCCATGATCACCGGCACCATGGTCGACGAGCTCGAGCGCCGCAACGCGCGCCGCGCGCTGATCACGCTGTGCATCGGCGGCGGCATGGGTGTCGCCACCATCATCGAGAGGGTTTAA
- a CDS encoding 3-hydroxyacyl-CoA dehydrogenase NAD-binding domain-containing protein codes for MAENTIAWDKDADGIVTLTLDDPTGSANVMNEHYKESMHKAVERLVAEKDSVTGVVITSAKKTFFAGGDLKSMITAGPENAGDVFTEVEDIKRDLRTLETLGKPVVAAINGAALGGGLEIALACHHRIAADVKGLVVGLPEVTLGLLPGGGGVTRTVRMFGIQNAFMNILSQGTRFKPDKAKEMGLVDELVGSVEELVPAAKAWIKANPDAHTQPWDVKGYKMPGGTPSSPALAGILPSFPALLKKQLKGAPMPAPRAILDAAVEGAQVDFDTATRIESRYFTQLVTGQVAKNMIQAFFFDLQHINGGGSRPEGIEPVKINKIGVLGAGMMGAGIAYVSAKAGFDVVLKDVSIEAAEKGKNYSEKLEAKALQRGKTTEEKSKALLDRITPTADPADFKGVDFVIEAVFENQELKHKVFQEIEDIVEPNALLGSNTSTLPITGLATGVKRQEDFIGIHFFSPVDKMPLVEIIKGEKTSDEALARVFDYTLAIGKTPIVVNDSRGFFTSRVIGTFVNEALAMLGEGVEPASIEHAGSQAGYPAPPLQLSDELNLELMHKIAAATRKGVEDAGGTYEPHPAEAVVDKMIEIGRPSRLKGAGFYEYVDGKRAGLWPGLRETFKSGSSQPPLQDMIDRMLFAEALETQKCLDEGVLTSTADANIGSIMGIGFPPYTGGSAQFIVGYSGAGGTGKEAFVARARELAAKYGDRFLPPASLT; via the coding sequence ATGGCAGAGAACACCATCGCGTGGGACAAGGATGCCGACGGCATCGTCACGCTGACGCTCGACGACCCCACCGGGTCGGCGAACGTGATGAACGAGCACTACAAGGAATCGATGCACAAGGCGGTCGAACGGCTTGTCGCGGAGAAGGATTCGGTCACCGGTGTGGTGATCACGAGCGCGAAGAAGACGTTCTTCGCCGGCGGCGACCTGAAGAGCATGATCACCGCCGGCCCGGAGAACGCCGGGGACGTCTTCACCGAGGTCGAGGACATCAAGCGCGACCTGCGGACATTGGAGACCCTGGGCAAGCCGGTGGTGGCCGCCATCAACGGCGCCGCGCTCGGCGGCGGCCTGGAGATCGCGCTGGCCTGTCACCACCGCATCGCCGCGGACGTCAAGGGCCTCGTCGTGGGTCTGCCCGAGGTGACGCTGGGCCTGCTGCCCGGCGGCGGCGGGGTGACCCGCACCGTGCGGATGTTCGGCATCCAAAACGCGTTCATGAACATCCTGTCGCAGGGCACCCGGTTCAAGCCGGACAAGGCCAAGGAGATGGGCTTGGTCGACGAACTCGTCGGCTCGGTCGAGGAACTGGTGCCGGCCGCCAAGGCGTGGATCAAGGCCAATCCCGACGCGCACACGCAGCCGTGGGATGTCAAGGGCTACAAGATGCCTGGCGGCACCCCGTCCAGCCCGGCGCTGGCCGGCATCCTGCCGTCGTTCCCGGCGTTGCTGAAGAAGCAGCTCAAGGGCGCGCCGATGCCGGCGCCGCGGGCCATCCTGGACGCGGCCGTCGAGGGCGCGCAGGTGGACTTCGACACCGCCACCCGCATCGAGAGCCGCTACTTCACCCAGCTGGTCACCGGTCAGGTCGCCAAGAACATGATCCAGGCGTTCTTCTTCGATCTGCAGCACATCAACGGCGGCGGCTCCCGCCCCGAGGGCATCGAACCGGTCAAGATCAACAAGATCGGCGTGCTGGGTGCCGGCATGATGGGTGCCGGTATCGCCTACGTGTCCGCCAAGGCCGGCTTCGACGTGGTGCTCAAGGACGTCAGCATCGAGGCCGCCGAAAAGGGCAAGAACTACTCGGAAAAGCTTGAGGCCAAGGCGCTTCAGCGGGGCAAGACCACCGAGGAGAAGAGCAAGGCGCTGCTGGACCGCATCACGCCGACCGCCGACCCGGCCGACTTCAAGGGCGTCGACTTCGTGATCGAGGCGGTGTTCGAGAACCAGGAACTCAAGCACAAGGTGTTCCAGGAGATCGAGGACATCGTCGAGCCGAACGCGCTGCTCGGGTCCAACACCTCGACGCTGCCGATCACCGGTCTGGCGACCGGCGTCAAGCGCCAGGAGGACTTCATCGGGATCCACTTCTTCTCACCGGTGGATAAGATGCCGCTGGTCGAAATCATCAAGGGCGAGAAGACTTCCGACGAGGCGCTGGCCCGCGTGTTCGACTACACGCTGGCCATCGGCAAGACCCCGATCGTGGTCAACGACAGCCGCGGCTTCTTCACCAGCCGCGTCATCGGCACCTTCGTCAACGAGGCCCTGGCGATGCTGGGCGAGGGCGTCGAGCCCGCCAGCATCGAGCACGCCGGCTCGCAGGCCGGCTACCCGGCGCCGCCGCTGCAGCTGTCCGACGAGCTCAACCTCGAGCTGATGCACAAGATCGCGGCCGCCACCCGCAAGGGTGTCGAGGACGCCGGCGGCACCTACGAGCCGCACCCGGCCGAGGCCGTCGTCGACAAGATGATCGAGATCGGCCGGCCGTCGCGGTTGAAGGGCGCGGGCTTCTACGAGTACGTCGACGGCAAGCGCGCCGGGCTGTGGCCGGGGCTGCGGGAGACGTTCAAGTCGGGTTCGTCGCAGCCCCCGCTGCAGGACATGATCGACCGGATGCTGTTCGCGGAGGCGCTCGAAACCCAGAAGTGCCTCGACGAGGGCGTGTTGACGTCGACCGCCGACGCCAACATCGGGTCGATCATGGGCATCGGCTTTCCCCCGTACACCGGTGGCAGCGCGCAGTTCATCGTCGGCTACTCCGGTGCGGGCGGTACGGGCAAGGAGGCCTTCGTGGCCCGGGCCCGCGAGCTGGCCGCCAAGTACGGCGACCGTTTCCTGCCGCCGGCCTCGCTGACGTAG
- a CDS encoding class I SAM-dependent methyltransferase, with translation MASKQTLFRIFYRIGFTPWDGHPLAQNLRDLVEGTNDTPPLPAGSALDLGCGTGDSSIYLAQHGWKVTGVDFVPKALDKARAKAANLPVNFVGADVTRLSQTGIGTGFHLIVDNGCLHNMSDTDREAYVREVSTVAAPDARLFIVAFRPGGRFGVAGVEPAEMESRFSAAWALLSAGDEGDLDEARLSRGNAREQTPARYYLFQRRDT, from the coding sequence ATGGCTTCCAAGCAGACGCTGTTTCGGATCTTCTACCGCATCGGCTTCACGCCGTGGGACGGCCATCCGCTCGCACAAAATTTGCGAGACCTGGTCGAGGGCACCAATGACACGCCCCCACTGCCCGCGGGTTCGGCCCTGGATCTCGGGTGTGGCACCGGGGACTCGTCGATCTACCTCGCACAGCACGGCTGGAAAGTCACCGGCGTCGACTTCGTCCCGAAGGCACTCGACAAGGCCCGGGCCAAGGCCGCCAATCTGCCGGTCAACTTCGTCGGCGCCGACGTCACGCGGTTGAGTCAGACCGGGATCGGCACGGGGTTCCACCTGATCGTCGACAACGGCTGCCTGCACAACATGAGCGACACGGATCGCGAGGCGTACGTCCGGGAGGTCAGCACGGTGGCCGCGCCCGACGCACGGCTGTTCATCGTCGCGTTCCGTCCCGGCGGGAGGTTCGGCGTGGCGGGTGTCGAGCCCGCCGAGATGGAATCGCGGTTCTCAGCCGCATGGGCGCTGCTGTCCGCCGGTGACGAGGGGGACCTCGACGAAGCGCGGCTGAGCCGGGGAAATGCGCGCGAACAGACCCCTGCGCGTTACTACCTCTTCCAGCGCCGCGATACGTAA
- a CDS encoding FAD-dependent monooxygenase — MRVLVSGASIAGPVLAYWLSRRGFDVTVVERAPTLRKTGGHAVDLFRPAMEISASMGVLPQIEALATGTNHMIMHREGRARPFEIDLTKIYAATSDRHVEIMRDDLSEIYYAAGRDDVEYLFGDSITAIEHDGEVTFEHGPARRFDVIVGADGLHSNVRQLTFGAEADLTRFLGGYLAVVSAPKALASRGEMTCHVGVGRLAGIYTAEHLDDARAVFLFRAKHELDYDHRDALQQKDILRESFANMHEQVDGWLGEIDDTPAFYFDSISQLRLDRWSRRRVTLVGDAGYCPGPAVGGSTSLAVLGAYVLAGELAGADGDLLRAFAAYELQMREPVHRSRAFARGAARGIIPGSRLGVWALTRGAQLVSLLPGSLSRAAAKLNTKGVRMHDSMPVPDYGATDPHADEGSYRRWN; from the coding sequence GTGCGGGTCCTCGTCTCCGGCGCCAGCATCGCCGGCCCGGTGCTGGCCTACTGGCTGAGCCGTCGCGGCTTCGACGTCACCGTCGTCGAGCGGGCGCCCACACTGCGCAAGACCGGCGGCCACGCCGTCGACCTGTTCCGCCCCGCCATGGAGATTTCGGCGAGCATGGGCGTCCTGCCCCAGATCGAGGCGCTCGCCACCGGAACGAACCACATGATCATGCATCGGGAGGGCCGGGCGCGGCCCTTCGAGATCGACCTCACCAAGATCTACGCCGCCACGTCGGACCGGCATGTGGAGATCATGCGCGACGACCTCAGCGAGATCTACTACGCCGCCGGCCGCGACGACGTCGAGTACCTGTTCGGCGACTCGATCACCGCGATCGAACACGACGGCGAGGTGACGTTCGAGCATGGCCCCGCCCGGCGGTTCGACGTCATCGTCGGCGCCGACGGGCTGCACTCCAACGTCCGGCAGCTGACCTTCGGCGCGGAAGCCGACCTCACGCGGTTCCTCGGCGGCTATCTGGCGGTGGTGTCGGCGCCCAAGGCGCTCGCCAGCCGCGGCGAGATGACCTGCCACGTCGGTGTGGGCCGCCTCGCGGGCATCTACACCGCCGAACACCTGGACGACGCGCGCGCGGTCTTCCTGTTCCGCGCCAAGCACGAACTCGATTATGACCATCGGGATGCGTTGCAGCAGAAGGATATTCTGCGCGAATCGTTCGCGAACATGCACGAGCAGGTGGACGGTTGGCTCGGCGAGATCGACGACACGCCCGCGTTCTACTTCGATTCGATCAGCCAGCTGCGGCTGGACAGATGGTCGCGGCGGCGGGTCACCCTGGTCGGTGACGCGGGATACTGCCCCGGGCCCGCGGTGGGCGGCAGCACCAGCCTTGCGGTGCTCGGCGCCTACGTGCTGGCCGGCGAGCTCGCCGGGGCCGACGGCGACCTCCTGCGCGCGTTCGCGGCCTACGAACTGCAGATGCGCGAACCGGTGCACCGCAGCCGGGCCTTCGCACGCGGGGCCGCCAGGGGCATCATTCCCGGCTCGCGTCTTGGGGTGTGGGCGTTGACCCGTGGCGCCCAGCTAGTCTCGCTGCTGCCCGGCTCGCTGTCCCGGGCAGCGGCGAAACTCAACACGAAGGGCGTGCGCATGCACGACTCGATGCCGGTGCCCGACTACGGCGCCACCGACCCCCACGCCGACGAAGGGAGCTACCGCCGATGGAACTAA
- a CDS encoding Zn-ribbon domain-containing OB-fold protein produces MQKALAPEISTWPDDSPQLIGSRCGSCGATTFPVQQWCPRCSVGEMTDVLLPRRGTLVAWTTQGFPPGAPYAGPTGKDFVPFGVGLVQLDDVIRVEGRLTENDPAKLQFGQEVELTMVPLTTDEEGAEIMTFAFRPVA; encoded by the coding sequence ATGCAAAAGGCACTCGCCCCCGAGATCTCGACCTGGCCCGATGACAGCCCACAGCTGATCGGCAGCCGATGCGGCAGTTGCGGCGCCACCACCTTCCCGGTGCAGCAGTGGTGCCCGCGGTGCAGTGTCGGTGAGATGACCGACGTGTTGCTCCCGCGCCGCGGAACCCTGGTCGCGTGGACCACCCAGGGCTTTCCGCCCGGGGCGCCCTACGCCGGTCCGACCGGCAAGGACTTCGTCCCGTTCGGGGTGGGGCTGGTCCAGCTCGACGACGTGATCCGGGTCGAGGGCCGGTTGACCGAGAACGACCCTGCCAAGCTGCAATTCGGGCAGGAGGTCGAGCTCACCATGGTGCCGCTCACGACTGACGAAGAGGGCGCCGAAATCATGACGTTCGCGTTCCGGCCGGTCGCGTAA
- a CDS encoding thiolase family protein, translating into MTNDVAIIGVGLHPFGRFDKTCMQMGAEAVQSALQDAGVSWRDIQFGFGGSHEISNPDAVTRLVGLTGITFTNVFNACATAASAIQQTADTIRLGKYDLGIAIGMDKHPRGAFTDEPSCLGLPRWYGENGQFVTTKFFGMKANKYLHDHHISQATLAKVAAKNFRNGALNPNAFRRKPIPEDEILNSTVLNYPLTQYMFCAPDEGAAAVIMCRADMAHKFTDKPVYVRACEIRTRRYGAYEVHATSAPLDEDASPTVYAARAAYEAAGIGPEDVDVAQLQDTDAGAEVIHMAETGLCADGEQEKLVADGATEIHGSMPVNTDGGLIANGEPIGASGLRQMHELVRQLRGEAGERQVPGNPRVGLAQVYGAPGTASATMLSL; encoded by the coding sequence ATGACCAACGATGTCGCCATCATCGGCGTGGGCCTGCACCCGTTCGGCCGATTCGACAAAACGTGCATGCAGATGGGCGCCGAGGCCGTCCAGTCCGCGCTGCAGGACGCCGGCGTGTCCTGGAGAGACATCCAGTTCGGTTTCGGCGGCAGCCACGAGATCTCCAACCCCGACGCCGTGACGCGGCTCGTCGGGCTGACCGGCATCACCTTTACCAACGTCTTCAACGCCTGCGCGACCGCGGCCAGCGCGATCCAGCAGACCGCCGACACCATCCGGCTGGGCAAGTATGACCTCGGCATCGCCATCGGCATGGACAAGCATCCGCGCGGTGCCTTCACCGACGAACCGTCCTGTCTGGGCTTGCCGCGCTGGTACGGCGAGAACGGGCAGTTCGTCACCACCAAGTTCTTCGGCATGAAGGCCAACAAGTACCTCCACGACCACCACATCTCGCAGGCGACGCTGGCCAAGGTGGCGGCCAAGAACTTCCGCAACGGTGCGCTGAACCCGAACGCGTTCCGGCGCAAGCCGATTCCCGAGGACGAGATCCTCAACTCGACGGTGCTGAACTACCCGCTGACCCAGTACATGTTCTGCGCCCCCGACGAGGGCGCCGCGGCGGTGATCATGTGCCGCGCCGACATGGCGCACAAGTTCACCGACAAGCCGGTGTACGTGCGTGCCTGCGAGATCCGCACCCGGCGGTACGGCGCCTACGAGGTGCATGCGACGTCGGCCCCGCTGGACGAGGACGCCTCACCCACGGTGTACGCCGCCAGGGCCGCCTACGAGGCAGCGGGCATCGGGCCCGAGGACGTCGATGTCGCGCAACTGCAGGACACCGACGCCGGCGCCGAGGTGATCCACATGGCCGAGACCGGCTTGTGCGCCGACGGCGAGCAGGAGAAGTTGGTGGCCGACGGCGCGACCGAGATTCACGGCTCGATGCCGGTCAACACCGACGGCGGGTTGATCGCCAACGGCGAGCCGATCGGGGCGTCGGGGCTGCGGCAGATGCACGAACTGGTGCGTCAGTTGCGCGGTGAGGCGGGCGAGCGTCAGGTGCCCGGCAACCCGCGCGTCGGCCTGGCTCAGGTGTACGGCGCGCCGGGCACCGCCTCGGCGACCATGCTGTCGCTTTAA
- a CDS encoding putative quinol monooxygenase — MPVTVILELKFKPDEVSQARDVMGRALRDTRAFAGNLGTDVLVDEDDEAHWLIYELWDTVEHDEAYRAFRAGEGKLTELPPLLAEPPVKKRYTTSDI; from the coding sequence ATGCCAGTCACGGTGATACTCGAATTGAAGTTCAAGCCCGACGAGGTGTCGCAGGCGCGCGACGTCATGGGCCGGGCGTTGCGAGACACCCGGGCGTTCGCCGGCAACCTCGGCACCGACGTGCTCGTCGACGAGGACGACGAGGCCCACTGGCTGATCTATGAACTGTGGGACACGGTCGAGCACGACGAGGCCTATCGCGCGTTTCGTGCCGGCGAGGGCAAGCTGACCGAATTGCCGCCGCTGCTGGCCGAGCCGCCCGTCAAGAAGAGGTACACCACCTCCGACATCTGA
- a CDS encoding LLM class F420-dependent oxidoreductase has protein sequence MELTGVGIWSSQLRYGDPSESADAAAELDELGFPALWIPDVGGPVFDAVGTLLAATKRTVIATGILNLWMHAPADVADSYATLTAEHGDRFLLGIGVSHAPLIDAGQPGRYRKPLAATAAFLDGLDAAPRPVPAESRVLAALGPKMLALAATRSRGAHPYLVTPDHTAAARAALGDGPLLLPEQTVILTDSADEARRIGTDWLRAYLALPNYANNLLRSGFSEEDVAQVSDRLFDAIIAWGDEEAIMRRVAEHHSAGADHVCVQVLLADPKAFPREQWRRIAAATQG, from the coding sequence ATGGAACTAACCGGTGTGGGAATCTGGAGCAGTCAACTGCGCTACGGCGATCCGTCCGAATCCGCCGACGCGGCAGCGGAATTGGACGAACTTGGTTTTCCCGCCCTGTGGATACCCGACGTCGGCGGTCCGGTGTTCGACGCGGTCGGTACCCTGCTGGCCGCGACCAAACGGACCGTGATCGCCACCGGGATCCTCAACCTGTGGATGCATGCGCCGGCCGATGTCGCCGACTCCTATGCGACGTTGACCGCCGAGCACGGGGACCGCTTCCTGCTGGGCATCGGCGTCAGCCACGCACCGTTGATCGACGCCGGCCAACCCGGGCGATACCGCAAACCGCTGGCGGCGACGGCGGCATTCCTGGACGGGCTGGATGCCGCCCCGCGGCCCGTACCCGCCGAGAGCCGCGTACTGGCCGCGCTCGGGCCGAAGATGCTGGCCCTGGCCGCGACCCGGTCCCGCGGGGCGCACCCGTACCTGGTCACGCCCGACCACACCGCCGCCGCCCGTGCGGCTTTGGGTGACGGCCCCCTGCTGCTCCCGGAGCAGACGGTGATCCTGACCGACAGCGCCGACGAGGCGCGGCGCATCGGAACCGACTGGCTGCGCGCGTATTTGGCGTTACCCAACTACGCCAACAACCTGCTGCGCAGCGGGTTCTCCGAGGAGGACGTGGCGCAGGTGAGCGATCGGCTCTTCGACGCCATCATCGCGTGGGGCGACGAAGAGGCGATCATGCGCAGGGTCGCCGAGCATCATTCGGCCGGCGCCGACCACGTGTGCGTCCAGGTGCTGCTGGCCGACCCGAAGGCCTTCCCGCGCGAGCAATGGCGCCGCATCGCCGCCGCCACGCAGGGATGA
- a CDS encoding pyridoxal phosphate-dependent aminotransferase: MTVSRLRPYATTVFAEMSALAARVGAVNLGQGFPDEDGPAAMLKAAQDAIAEGNNQYPPGIGVASLRHAIAAQRKRHFGIEYDPDTEVLVTVGATEAIASAVLGLVEPGSEVLLIEPFYDSYSPVVAMAGAHRVAVPLVPHGRGFALDADALRRAVTPRTRALIVNSPHNPTGTVLGAAELTAIADVAVAADLLVITDEVYEHLVFDDHRHLPLAGFDGMAERTITISSAAKMFNCTGWKIGWACGPAQLIAGVRAAKQYLSYVGGAPFQPAVALALDTEDAWVAELRRSLGARRDRLAAGLSEVGFEVHDSAGTYFLCADPRPLGYDDSAAFCAALPEKAGVAAIPLSPFCDPAAPHAPAQAEVWNHLVRFTFCKREDTLDEAIRRLAALR; this comes from the coding sequence ATGACGGTGTCGCGACTGCGTCCGTACGCGACGACGGTGTTCGCCGAGATGTCGGCGCTGGCCGCGCGGGTCGGCGCGGTCAACCTCGGTCAGGGGTTCCCGGACGAGGACGGGCCCGCGGCGATGCTGAAGGCCGCCCAGGACGCCATCGCCGAGGGGAACAACCAGTACCCGCCGGGCATCGGCGTCGCGTCGCTACGGCATGCCATCGCCGCCCAGCGGAAGCGGCACTTCGGCATCGAATACGACCCCGACACCGAGGTGCTGGTAACGGTCGGGGCGACCGAGGCCATTGCATCCGCGGTGCTCGGCCTGGTCGAGCCCGGCTCCGAGGTGCTGCTCATCGAGCCGTTCTACGACTCGTACTCGCCGGTGGTGGCGATGGCGGGCGCGCACCGGGTGGCCGTGCCCCTGGTCCCGCACGGCCGCGGGTTCGCCCTGGACGCCGACGCCCTGCGCCGGGCGGTGACGCCCCGCACCCGCGCGCTCATCGTCAACTCACCGCACAACCCGACCGGCACGGTGCTCGGCGCGGCCGAGCTGACGGCCATCGCCGACGTCGCGGTCGCCGCCGACCTGCTGGTGATCACCGACGAGGTGTACGAGCACCTGGTGTTCGATGACCATCGGCATCTGCCCCTGGCCGGCTTCGACGGCATGGCCGAGCGGACGATCACGATCTCCAGTGCGGCCAAAATGTTCAACTGCACCGGATGGAAGATCGGGTGGGCTTGCGGCCCAGCACAACTCATCGCCGGGGTGCGTGCGGCAAAGCAGTATCTGAGCTACGTCGGCGGCGCGCCGTTCCAGCCCGCGGTGGCCCTCGCCCTCGATACCGAGGACGCGTGGGTGGCCGAGCTGCGCCGCTCGCTGGGGGCCCGCCGCGATCGGCTGGCCGCCGGGCTGTCGGAGGTCGGCTTCGAGGTGCACGACAGCGCCGGCACGTATTTCCTGTGCGCCGACCCGCGTCCGCTGGGCTACGACGACAGCGCCGCGTTCTGTGCGGCCCTACCGGAAAAGGCGGGGGTGGCGGCCATTCCGCTGTCGCCCTTCTGCGACCCGGCCGCCCCTCATGCCCCGGCGCAGGCCGAGGTGTGGAATCACTTGGTGCGCTTCACGTTCTGCAAACGCGAGGACACCCTCGACGAGGCGATCAGGAGGCTGGCCGCGCTCCGGTGA